TCTCACCCACAAGTAAATCTCTCATTGCAGAACAGGTTTTTGGGGGCCCAATAAGACAGGAGCTTCTACCAAAGGTTTTTTCAGACTCAAGGTAAGTATGGGTTTTTTCACTTATGTGAGTTCCCTGATGTACCACAAGAGTTGATCACTAACAAGCACTCTTCATTCAGACACTTGTAGTCTTTCCTCAGATTGGCGTTTTTTTGGGGTTGCAAACCCAAGTAAGGCTCTCCAATGAATGTTTTTGCCATACTTAAGACAAATATACAATTTTTCACCAGTATGGCTTCTCTGATGGGTAAGTCAGAGTTCTGTTAGAAGCTTTTTTCACACTTGCTGGGGCTTCTCCCCAGGGTGGGTTTTCTGAGATCCAATGAGATGTTCATACTGTCTGCAGCACGACTGACACTGAAGGCATTTAAAAAGTTGTTCTCCGGTGTGAATTCTCTTATAACGAGAAGGGTTGAGCATTGCTAGAAAGCTCTCAGGGCATTTGTAAGGTTTCCCACTTGTATGAATCCTCTTGTGAGTGATCAAATTTGAGCTCAGAAAGTTTTCAAAAACTCTGGGCATCTGAAGTTTTCTCATTGGAGTGAGGATGAGGTGTTCTGTGAGGGCAGCTCTCTGGGCAAAGAATTTCTCCTACTTCCAATTGCAGGCTCTCTGGTCCCCACTGAATTCTGAGCTCTGAGCAAAGTCTGAGATTTGTCTTCATCTTAATGAGTTCTCTGATacgtaaataatttttaatattggtATTACAGCTTCCTGCCTGGTCAAGACATCTGTGAGGCTTCTGATGCATGGGGAGGGCTAAGCTCAAGACCTTTTTCACTCACATTACAGATAAATGGTTTTTCACCAATGTGTACTGTCTGATGTTGAAGAAGGGCTGAGTTCTGGTGGAAGCTTTTATCACATACAGTGTATTTGTAGTGTAGCTCCTCTGTTTGAGTTCTCATTTTCTGTTGGGCAACAAAGTCCATACCTAGGAGGAAGCCACTCTCACACGTAGACCACTGATGTGGTTTCTCTTCcatgtgaattctctgatgtacAATAAGATCTGAGCTACAGTTAAAACTTTTCTCATACTCAAGGCATTTAAAAGTGTGAGTGTGAGTTGCCTGGTGCCTAATTAGGTTGGCACTCCGAGTAAAACTTCTCATACATTCCAGGCATTTATACGGCTTCTCACCTGTGTGGACTCTCTGGTGTACGATAAGGTCTGATTTCTGGCCAAAGCATTTTTCACAGGCACCACACTTATAGGGCTTCTCCCCAGTATGAACTCTTTTATGTACAATGAAGGCTGAACGGTGTCGGTAACTTTTCTCACACTTATTACATTTGTAGGGCCTTTCCCCAGTGTGAGTTCTCTGGTGGCTAATAAGATCTGATTTCCCACTGAAAGCTTTTTCACACTCGAGACACTTAAATGGTTTCTCACCTGTGTGAGTTCTTCGGTGCCTTATGAGGTTTGTACTTCTACTGAAGCATTTGTCACACTCACTACATAGATACGGTTTCTCACCAGTATGGCTTCGCTGGTGGACGAGCAGATCAGAACTCTGACC
This is a stretch of genomic DNA from Rhinopithecus roxellana isolate Shanxi Qingling chromosome 4, ASM756505v1, whole genome shotgun sequence. It encodes these proteins:
- the ZNF322 gene encoding zinc finger protein 322, giving the protein MYTSEERCNQRTQKRKIYNVCPQKGKKIFIHVHEITQIDGHIYQCLECKQNFCENLALIMCERTHTGEKPYKCDMCEKTFVQSSDLISHQRIHNYEKPYKCSKCEKSFWHHLALSGHQRTHAGKKFYTCDICGKNFGQSSDLLVHQRSHTGEKPYLCSECDKCFSRSTNLIRHRRTHTGEKPFKCLECEKAFSGKSDLISHQRTHTGERPYKCNKCEKSYRHRSAFIVHKRVHTGEKPYKCGACEKCFGQKSDLIVHQRVHTGEKPYKCLECMRSFTRSANLIRHQATHTHTFKCLEYEKSFNCSSDLIVHQRIHMEEKPHQWSTCESGFLLGMDFVAQQKMRTQTEELHYKYTVCDKSFHQNSALLQHQTVHIGEKPFICNVSEKGLELSPPHASEASQMS